In Parasphingorhabdus halotolerans, a single window of DNA contains:
- a CDS encoding Crp/Fnr family transcriptional regulator encodes MSDILSSKQQLLTRYFSRRKYASKEMVAYPDDEISQKAFVVTEGVFRVFLPFEDGQEIVKKFLLPGDAGITPYQADGTFVVSCVEAVTAGEIAIAPLDDVLVASQSDPQLMQIINFHRENQISEKAQREIDSRRLGAKERYLKVVDQLGQWADQVPLFEIASLIGISPVHLSRIRKELRQTVTKQM; translated from the coding sequence ATGTCAGATATTCTAAGTTCCAAACAGCAATTGCTCACCAGATATTTCTCGAGGCGGAAATATGCTTCAAAAGAGATGGTTGCCTATCCTGACGACGAGATCAGCCAAAAAGCGTTCGTGGTGACAGAGGGTGTGTTTCGGGTTTTCTTACCATTTGAAGACGGGCAAGAGATTGTTAAAAAATTTCTTCTCCCAGGTGATGCGGGAATTACCCCATACCAAGCTGATGGGACTTTTGTTGTCTCATGTGTAGAGGCAGTGACAGCCGGTGAAATAGCTATTGCTCCCCTCGACGATGTCCTTGTTGCATCGCAATCAGATCCGCAACTGATGCAAATCATTAACTTTCATCGCGAGAATCAAATCTCTGAGAAAGCACAACGTGAAATTGATAGCAGACGGCTAGGCGCAAAGGAACGCTATTTGAAGGTTGTGGATCAACTCGGCCAATGGGCTGATCAGGTTCCGCTATTTGAAATCGCAAGCTTAATTGGAATTTCACCAGTGCATCTCAGCCGAATTCGCAAAGAACTGAGGCAAACGGTCACTAAACAAATGTAA
- a CDS encoding TetR/AcrR family transcriptional regulator, translated as MKTRDRIVLGARQLYNQRGYGNVSSATLAEHLGIAEGNLWYHFKTKRAILHAISEQFAQDIEKRLSLLPLGGGDIVDEYATLLQAIIDEFREYRFLYRDQADYGEHDKIVQQGARRWIERTHEQFRAYFRGCVESGLLDWPEERLPDLAINATIILRYGLEYFREMGDPIEEGGGAIRNTLLRHLTLFEYRLMPEAAIRLRRSIERMENIKEAVN; from the coding sequence TTGAAAACCCGCGACCGGATCGTTTTGGGTGCGCGGCAGCTTTATAACCAGCGTGGCTATGGAAATGTCTCCAGCGCGACGCTGGCTGAGCATCTCGGCATTGCTGAGGGTAATCTCTGGTATCATTTCAAAACGAAACGAGCGATCTTGCACGCGATCAGCGAGCAGTTCGCGCAAGATATTGAAAAGCGCTTGTCCCTGCTTCCATTGGGGGGTGGTGATATTGTCGATGAATATGCGACGCTGTTGCAAGCGATTATCGATGAGTTTCGCGAATATCGTTTCTTGTATCGCGATCAGGCCGATTATGGCGAGCATGATAAAATCGTCCAGCAGGGCGCGCGCAGGTGGATCGAACGGACTCACGAACAATTTCGCGCTTATTTCAGAGGCTGTGTCGAGTCAGGACTACTCGATTGGCCAGAAGAGCGACTGCCGGACCTCGCGATAAACGCGACCATCATCTTGCGTTACGGTCTGGAATATTTCCGCGAGATGGGTGATCCGATTGAAGAGGGCGGCGGCGCAATCCGCAATACATTGCTGCGGCATCTGACGCTGTTCGAATATCGACTAATGCCCGAAGCAGCGATCCGCTTGCGACGTTCGATTGAACGGATGGAAAATATCAAAGAAGCCGTTAACTGA
- a CDS encoding MBL fold metallo-hydrolase, with translation MDAPRKIPAYDALLADHGFDPVESDGLTYPLGEYRPEYGEVFELMPGISWTRTPVPGPLGHINNWILRDSHDDGSDGFAIADTGLFMPKTIEVWKDIFENGALKGQRATKIIVTHYHPDHVGCAGWLCKRFKAPLHMNRTEWLMTRMLTLDKEGGVPEEILDDWRFAGWEQRLIDDFAKKGWGRFARAVSNVPISHIRMEEGTRVTTGNADIRHQWRVMIGSGHTPEHACLVDDENHVMISGDQILPRITSNISTMISEPTADPLGEWLDSIARFRAEVDPELLILPAHGRPFKGVHQRLDTLAARHNEALDDVVAALKQKPMRVVDSFPLLFRRPITDDVIGMATGEAMATMRHLEYTGRAVHAMKDGTAWYSAA, from the coding sequence ATGGACGCTCCTCGAAAAATACCTGCCTATGACGCGCTATTGGCCGATCATGGCTTCGATCCGGTTGAATCGGATGGATTGACCTATCCGTTGGGCGAATATCGCCCCGAATATGGCGAGGTATTTGAGCTAATGCCTGGGATTAGCTGGACCCGGACGCCCGTACCGGGGCCGCTGGGGCATATTAACAACTGGATATTGCGGGATAGCCATGACGACGGCTCCGATGGTTTCGCCATTGCTGACACCGGCCTGTTTATGCCCAAAACCATTGAAGTGTGGAAAGATATTTTTGAAAACGGCGCGCTAAAAGGCCAGCGCGCGACCAAGATTATTGTCACCCATTATCATCCCGACCACGTCGGATGTGCAGGCTGGCTGTGCAAACGCTTCAAGGCGCCGCTGCATATGAACCGCACCGAGTGGCTGATGACGCGGATGCTGACGCTCGACAAAGAAGGCGGAGTTCCTGAAGAAATTCTGGATGACTGGCGCTTTGCCGGTTGGGAGCAGCGCCTGATTGATGATTTTGCCAAAAAAGGATGGGGACGATTTGCCCGCGCCGTGTCCAATGTCCCGATTAGCCATATCCGGATGGAGGAAGGCACGCGGGTTACGACCGGCAATGCCGATATTCGGCACCAATGGCGCGTGATGATCGGCAGCGGCCATACGCCCGAACATGCCTGTCTGGTCGATGACGAAAATCATGTGATGATTTCGGGCGACCAGATATTGCCGCGCATTACATCCAATATCTCGACGATGATCAGCGAACCAACCGCCGACCCGCTGGGCGAATGGCTGGATAGCATCGCACGGTTTCGGGCGGAGGTTGATCCAGAGTTGCTCATCCTGCCGGCGCATGGACGCCCCTTTAAAGGGGTGCATCAAAGGCTGGATACGCTTGCCGCGCGCCATAATGAGGCGCTCGATGACGTGGTGGCCGCGCTGAAGCAAAAGCCGATGCGGGTGGTGGATAGCTTTCCATTGTTATTCCGGCGTCCCATTACCGACGATGTGATTGGTATGGCAACGGGAGAGGCAATGGCGACGATGCGGCATCTGGAATATACCGGCCGCGCGGTCCACGCGATGAAAGACGGTACGGCCTGGTATAGTGCCGCTTAA
- a CDS encoding isochorismatase family cysteine hydrolase, giving the protein MRKIIIASAAMVALFSNAQAQTVAQLTPSNTAVVVVEFQKQWTEPGFYNRMIKSEYESRNIFENTVNLLDSARENNFPVVQAPLVIDPKNKKGWFAWLTFASFFTKGTKRAEFTDGIVKKSDIIVNGRYAFDGFKGSDLDAKLKKAGSKNLLFCGFTTEHCVDMTMKEAEERGYNVWLISDCTATKSQKLQKRVEESWNAKGRLLSMAQATAIFEKPKSTSGQVDKLLTSNN; this is encoded by the coding sequence ATGCGAAAAATAATTATTGCTAGCGCAGCGATGGTTGCACTTTTTTCGAATGCACAGGCTCAGACAGTTGCGCAACTGACCCCGTCAAACACTGCTGTCGTTGTGGTAGAATTTCAAAAGCAATGGACTGAGCCGGGATTCTATAACCGAATGATCAAATCGGAATACGAAAGCAGAAATATCTTCGAAAATACAGTGAACCTGCTCGATTCAGCGCGAGAAAATAATTTCCCAGTTGTGCAGGCACCGCTTGTAATTGATCCTAAAAATAAGAAGGGTTGGTTCGCATGGCTGACTTTCGCTTCCTTTTTCACGAAAGGCACCAAGCGCGCCGAATTTACTGATGGAATTGTTAAAAAATCGGACATAATTGTGAATGGTCGATATGCTTTTGATGGCTTTAAGGGAAGTGATCTCGACGCGAAGTTAAAAAAGGCCGGTTCCAAGAATTTGTTATTCTGCGGTTTTACTACGGAGCATTGTGTGGATATGACCATGAAGGAAGCGGAAGAGCGCGGCTATAACGTGTGGTTGATTTCAGACTGCACCGCGACAAAAAGCCAAAAACTTCAAAAACGCGTTGAGGAAAGTTGGAATGCCAAGGGGCGTCTTCTCAGCATGGCTCAAGCCACCGCAATATTCGAGAAACCGAAATCAACGAGTGGACAGGTCGATAAGTTATTGACTTCAAATAACTAA
- a CDS encoding long-chain-fatty-acid--CoA ligase, whose translation MTDNSDNPTPHENPPIWKSRYNHPTQWDQFFQPLSMPGMFFRSAGRRGDANLLDFMGRKYSYAEIATGVTRVAKGLQDLGVEKGDRIGLFLPNVPHYVSAYYGAMAIGATVVNFSPLYTVEELNHQVEDSGTKILFTLSASAVFPTAYQVLQQSSLERLVVGSVAGALPKGKALFYRLFRRKENTPQPDDDRITPFADLINNDGNYKAANIRPEKDIALLQYTGGTTGTPKGAMLSHQNLTANARQINGIDPYIDEADRLMGVLPFFHVFANSAVLNRTVERGGEIIMLPRFDAKQTLKAITRNQITAMPGVPTMYQALLDHPDIDKTNFSSLKVCVSGGAPLPQELKKKFEAKTGAKLVEGYGLTESSGVVSANPYEGLNKPGTIGQPVAATLVKLVDKEDPTKQVPDGEPGELIFSGPQVMQGYWNMPEADEEVFVDGFLRTGDVAQIDEDGYIKIVDRIKDMIAVGGFKVFPSQVEEVLYKHEAVKEALVIGVPDEYRGESPKAYVALEAGASATGEDLKNWLNPQLGKHERVIDVVVRESLPKTMIGKLDRKALRAEELK comes from the coding sequence ATGACTGACAATAGCGACAATCCCACACCGCACGAAAACCCGCCCATTTGGAAATCGCGGTATAACCACCCGACCCAGTGGGACCAGTTTTTTCAACCGCTTTCGATGCCGGGTATGTTCTTCCGGTCTGCGGGTCGGCGCGGTGATGCCAATTTGCTCGATTTTATGGGGCGCAAATATAGTTATGCTGAAATCGCAACGGGTGTAACGAGAGTTGCCAAGGGACTTCAGGATCTAGGCGTCGAAAAAGGTGATCGCATTGGCCTGTTTCTGCCGAACGTTCCGCACTATGTCAGCGCCTATTATGGTGCGATGGCTATTGGTGCGACCGTGGTCAATTTTTCGCCGCTGTATACAGTGGAGGAACTCAACCATCAGGTTGAAGATTCCGGCACTAAAATATTGTTTACACTCTCTGCCAGCGCGGTGTTCCCCACTGCTTATCAAGTGCTCCAGCAATCGAGCCTCGAACGGCTGGTAGTAGGCAGCGTTGCTGGCGCTTTACCAAAAGGCAAAGCACTGTTTTATCGTCTGTTCCGTCGCAAGGAGAATACCCCGCAGCCCGATGATGACCGAATTACGCCTTTTGCCGATCTGATTAACAATGATGGCAATTATAAAGCGGCCAATATTCGCCCTGAAAAAGATATCGCGCTGCTGCAATACACAGGCGGCACTACGGGCACCCCGAAAGGTGCCATGCTCAGCCACCAGAACCTCACCGCCAATGCGCGGCAGATTAACGGCATTGATCCTTATATTGATGAAGCGGACCGGCTGATGGGCGTGCTGCCGTTTTTCCATGTGTTTGCCAACAGCGCAGTGCTCAATCGCACGGTTGAACGTGGCGGCGAAATTATCATGCTGCCACGGTTTGATGCCAAGCAGACACTGAAGGCGATTACCCGCAACCAGATTACCGCTATGCCTGGCGTGCCGACGATGTATCAGGCGCTGCTCGACCACCCCGATATCGACAAGACGAACTTCTCGTCTCTCAAAGTCTGCGTATCGGGCGGGGCGCCTTTGCCGCAGGAACTGAAAAAGAAATTCGAAGCAAAAACCGGAGCAAAACTGGTCGAAGGATATGGTCTCACCGAAAGTTCCGGAGTGGTCAGTGCCAATCCCTACGAAGGGCTTAACAAGCCGGGAACTATCGGACAACCAGTGGCCGCCACTCTTGTCAAGCTGGTCGACAAGGAAGACCCGACCAAACAGGTTCCGGACGGCGAACCGGGCGAGCTTATTTTTTCAGGTCCGCAGGTCATGCAGGGCTATTGGAACATGCCCGAAGCGGATGAAGAAGTTTTTGTGGACGGATTCCTGCGCACCGGCGATGTTGCTCAGATTGACGAGGATGGTTACATCAAGATTGTCGACCGGATAAAGGACATGATTGCGGTTGGCGGTTTCAAGGTTTTTCCCAGCCAGGTGGAAGAAGTGCTCTACAAACATGAGGCCGTAAAAGAAGCGCTGGTTATTGGCGTACCGGACGAATATCGCGGAGAGAGCCCGAAAGCCTATGTTGCTTTGGAAGCGGGCGCGAGCGCAACGGGCGAAGACCTGAAAAACTGGCTCAATCCGCAGCTCGGCAAACATGAACGGGTGATCGATGTGGTGGTGCGGGAAAGCCTGCCCAAAACAATGATCGGCAAGCTTGATCGCAAAGCGCTGCGGGCTGAGGAACTGAAATAG
- a CDS encoding TCR/Tet family MFS transporter, with protein MTDSTSPQPAKASLLFVILVVMIDMIGFGVIMPVFPELLVEITGDTVAEASIDAGWLAFTYAAMQFVFSPIIGNLSDKFGRRPVLLATLAGYAISYMLMGLAPTLLWIFVGRVLTGIMGASFSVANAYIADVSPPDKRAANFGLIGMAFGVGFIIGPALGGFLGEIGTRVPFFFAGGLALLNLVFGFFMLKESLPKEKRRTFNIKRANAFVAMKGLSQQNRVVLWYAITIAVWMLAHMVYPIMFAFYAVEALQWSPKMIGFALAMVGLGAAVVQGGLIRVIIPKVGERNAVIIGVFGMVIGTLFYPFAREYPWLVFVALVPGALQGLVQPSVNGLMSKAVSDTTQGELQGAVSSLSSISTMISPLLYPAIFFAFTARDGLPYFPAVPFVVAGAIALVALAIFLRGYALHNSGEIVPEPDAQTT; from the coding sequence ATGACCGATTCTACTTCTCCACAACCAGCAAAAGCATCTCTTTTGTTCGTCATTCTTGTGGTGATGATCGACATGATCGGGTTTGGCGTGATCATGCCGGTGTTCCCCGAATTGCTCGTCGAGATTACGGGAGATACCGTGGCCGAAGCATCCATAGATGCCGGTTGGCTGGCATTTACTTATGCCGCGATGCAGTTTGTTTTCAGCCCGATCATCGGGAATCTGTCAGACAAATTTGGCAGACGACCGGTGTTGCTCGCCACACTGGCTGGCTATGCGATCAGCTACATGTTGATGGGCTTGGCCCCGACCCTGCTGTGGATTTTCGTCGGGCGCGTTCTCACCGGAATTATGGGCGCAAGCTTCAGTGTAGCCAATGCCTATATTGCCGACGTATCTCCACCTGATAAACGTGCCGCCAATTTCGGTTTGATCGGCATGGCATTCGGTGTCGGCTTTATCATCGGTCCAGCACTCGGCGGGTTCTTGGGCGAGATTGGCACACGGGTACCGTTTTTCTTCGCTGGCGGTCTAGCACTGCTCAATCTGGTCTTCGGCTTCTTCATGCTCAAAGAAAGCTTGCCAAAAGAGAAGCGCCGGACATTCAACATAAAGCGCGCCAATGCTTTTGTAGCAATGAAAGGCTTGAGCCAGCAAAACCGGGTTGTGCTGTGGTACGCGATCACCATCGCCGTTTGGATGCTCGCCCATATGGTCTATCCGATCATGTTTGCATTTTATGCGGTCGAAGCTTTGCAGTGGAGCCCCAAGATGATCGGCTTTGCATTGGCCATGGTCGGCTTGGGTGCGGCTGTTGTCCAAGGCGGTTTGATCCGCGTCATCATCCCCAAGGTTGGTGAAAGAAACGCAGTTATCATCGGTGTATTCGGGATGGTGATCGGGACGTTATTTTATCCCTTTGCCAGAGAATATCCTTGGCTGGTCTTTGTCGCTCTTGTCCCGGGAGCACTACAAGGATTGGTACAGCCCAGTGTTAATGGCCTGATGAGCAAGGCGGTATCCGACACGACCCAGGGTGAGTTGCAAGGGGCAGTATCAAGTCTGTCGAGCATTTCGACAATGATTTCGCCACTTCTGTATCCTGCTATATTCTTCGCATTTACCGCGCGGGACGGTCTGCCCTATTTTCCGGCTGTGCCTTTTGTTGTCGCGGGCGCGATTGCCCTGGTGGCGTTAGCGATTTTTCTGCGCGGTTATGCCCTGCATAATAGTGGTGAAATTGTCCCCGAACCTGACGCCCAAACGACTTAA
- a CDS encoding cytochrome P450 has product MAMTLAPEKTAIDPIDVSLPELYAEDRWQEPFRKLRAEAPIQYVPESKFGPYWSVSTYKPIVHVEALPKIFSSSYEYGGITIALFVDHLMEDEFRQPQFIAMDPPQHTAQRRTVAPAFGPGEVKAMQDEVRERTAGLLDSLPVGEAFDWVDKVSIELTTGMLAKLFDFPWEERDKLTYWSNMLGDVELIHAEGGIARRNAIAMEMAGAFAELWQRKAAGEPGKDLISVMMQSESMSEMSQEEFIGNLVLLIVGGNDTTRNSMSAYAYGLSQFPGERAKLEADPSLIPNAVAELLRWQTPLAHMRRTVMEDTELEGVKMKKGDKVVLWYLSANRDESIFDDADSIRVDRENARRHLSFGYGIHRCVGARVAELQLHVLLEEMAKRRLRVNVLEEPERVPACFVHGYKKMMVKLEKY; this is encoded by the coding sequence ATGGCAATGACATTAGCACCCGAAAAAACAGCAATAGACCCGATCGACGTTTCACTGCCTGAACTTTATGCAGAAGATCGCTGGCAGGAACCGTTCCGGAAACTGCGCGCAGAAGCGCCCATTCAATATGTTCCGGAGTCAAAATTTGGTCCTTACTGGTCGGTTTCCACCTACAAGCCGATTGTCCACGTTGAGGCATTACCGAAAATTTTCTCATCCTCGTATGAATATGGCGGCATCACGATTGCGTTATTTGTCGATCATCTGATGGAAGATGAATTTCGCCAACCACAGTTTATCGCGATGGACCCGCCGCAACATACGGCGCAGCGGCGGACGGTTGCACCGGCCTTTGGTCCCGGCGAGGTTAAAGCGATGCAGGATGAAGTGCGTGAACGCACGGCCGGTCTGCTGGACTCGCTTCCCGTGGGAGAAGCTTTTGACTGGGTCGACAAGGTCTCCATCGAACTCACCACGGGGATGCTTGCCAAGCTGTTTGATTTTCCCTGGGAAGAGCGGGACAAGCTGACCTATTGGTCCAATATGCTGGGTGATGTGGAATTGATTCATGCCGAAGGCGGGATTGCCAGGCGCAATGCGATCGCCATGGAAATGGCCGGGGCCTTTGCCGAACTATGGCAACGCAAGGCGGCAGGGGAGCCAGGCAAAGATTTAATCTCTGTGATGATGCAGTCTGAATCGATGAGCGAGATGAGCCAGGAAGAGTTTATCGGCAATCTCGTGCTGCTGATCGTCGGCGGCAATGATACGACCCGCAATTCGATGAGCGCTTATGCTTATGGTCTTAGTCAATTTCCTGGTGAGCGGGCGAAGCTGGAAGCTGATCCGTCGCTGATTCCCAATGCCGTCGCGGAGCTACTGCGCTGGCAAACCCCACTCGCGCATATGCGCCGCACGGTGATGGAAGATACCGAACTGGAAGGCGTAAAAATGAAAAAGGGCGACAAGGTTGTGCTCTGGTATCTCTCGGCTAATCGCGATGAAAGTATTTTTGATGACGCGGACAGCATCCGGGTGGATCGGGAAAATGCACGGCGGCATCTGTCCTTTGGCTATGGCATTCACCGCTGCGTTGGCGCGCGCGTGGCTGAGTTGCAACTCCATGTTTTGCTCGAGGAAATGGCAAAGCGGCGGTTGCGGGTGAATGTGCTTGAAGAGCCCGAGCGCGTTCCTGCCTGCTTCGTCCATGGCTACAAGAAAATGATGGTCAAGCTGGAGAAATACTAA
- a CDS encoding DUF1013 domain-containing protein has protein sequence MQHATASWLVDNTALSFDQIAEFCGIHILEVNAMADDLASSKYTGRDPVQAHELTNEEIAKAEADPDYRMVLQKGPDQVRRTKGPRYTPVSKRQDKPDGIAWLLKNHPEISDAQVGKLIGTTRTTINAIREREHWNIANILAKDPVTLGLCSQRELDAVVAKAAKKAGIEPEIAEDTKLGGDKEALIAELHEERAQAVRDADAALAAEAGEEEAPKEHTADTLFKD, from the coding sequence ATGCAGCACGCAACCGCTAGCTGGCTGGTCGATAACACCGCTTTGAGTTTTGACCAGATCGCGGAATTTTGCGGTATTCACATTCTTGAAGTCAATGCGATGGCGGATGATCTGGCAAGCTCCAAATATACCGGGCGCGATCCGGTTCAGGCGCACGAGCTGACCAATGAGGAAATTGCCAAAGCCGAGGCAGATCCCGATTACCGGATGGTCTTGCAAAAAGGACCGGATCAAGTCCGTCGTACCAAGGGACCACGCTATACTCCGGTTTCCAAGCGGCAGGACAAGCCGGACGGCATTGCATGGTTGCTCAAAAACCACCCGGAAATTTCCGACGCACAAGTCGGCAAACTAATTGGCACCACGCGCACCACGATCAATGCGATCCGCGAGCGGGAACATTGGAATATTGCCAATATCCTCGCCAAAGACCCGGTGACATTGGGACTGTGTTCCCAGCGCGAGCTTGATGCCGTTGTCGCCAAAGCGGCCAAGAAAGCGGGTATTGAGCCTGAAATTGCCGAAGACACCAAACTGGGAGGCGACAAGGAAGCTTTGATCGCCGAGCTACATGAAGAACGTGCGCAAGCCGTTCGCGATGCCGATGCCGCCCTTGCTGCCGAAGCGGGCGAAGAGGAAGCGCCGAAAGAGCATACAGCAGATACGCTTTTCAAGGACTAG
- a CDS encoding NAD(P)H-quinone oxidoreductase, protein MSNSEVLQSTIPTRMTAVAISAPGGPEVLKPETTAVPVPKSDEVLIKVAAAGVNRPDVVQRMGLYPAPPGASPLPGLEVSGTIVAIGDGVEPENLGRKVCALTNGGGYAEYCVAPIGQCLPVPDSVTMEEAAALPETLFTVWSNLFNRGFAREDETVLVHGGTSGIGTMAIMLGKLFGLNVIVTCGSDQKCSAAKHIGADHAINYKSQDFVEEVKKITDGAGVEVVLDMVAGDYVARNLNCLKADGRHVTIAVQGGMKAELNMAQIMMQRLTLTGSTLRPQSADRKALLCDEIYRYVWPDVEAGKLKPIMDESFALADAAKAHAHMEAGDHIGKIVLRVG, encoded by the coding sequence ATGTCAAATTCAGAAGTGTTGCAATCGACGATTCCAACCCGAATGACAGCTGTTGCGATAAGCGCACCTGGCGGACCGGAAGTCCTGAAACCTGAAACAACCGCGGTGCCGGTTCCAAAGTCCGACGAGGTGCTGATAAAAGTTGCTGCCGCTGGCGTGAACCGTCCAGATGTGGTGCAACGCATGGGCCTTTATCCTGCTCCGCCCGGTGCATCGCCGCTTCCTGGTCTGGAAGTGTCAGGAACGATCGTGGCAATAGGCGACGGCGTTGAACCCGAGAACCTTGGCCGTAAAGTGTGCGCGCTGACCAACGGCGGCGGATATGCGGAATATTGCGTCGCGCCCATAGGTCAATGCTTGCCAGTGCCAGACAGCGTGACGATGGAAGAAGCAGCGGCGCTACCCGAAACTTTGTTCACAGTCTGGAGCAACCTGTTCAATCGCGGATTTGCGCGGGAGGATGAAACCGTACTGGTGCATGGTGGCACCAGCGGTATCGGCACGATGGCGATCATGCTGGGCAAGCTCTTTGGTCTTAATGTCATCGTGACGTGCGGCAGCGACCAGAAATGCAGCGCCGCCAAACACATCGGCGCGGATCATGCGATTAATTACAAGTCACAGGATTTTGTCGAGGAAGTGAAAAAAATCACCGACGGCGCGGGTGTCGAAGTGGTGCTCGATATGGTCGCTGGCGATTATGTCGCGCGCAATCTCAATTGTCTCAAGGCCGATGGTCGTCATGTCACCATCGCGGTGCAGGGCGGGATGAAGGCCGAACTCAACATGGCGCAAATCATGATGCAGCGGCTGACTTTAACCGGTTCCACGCTGCGTCCGCAATCCGCCGACCGCAAGGCGTTACTCTGTGACGAGATTTATCGTTACGTCTGGCCCGATGTCGAGGCGGGTAAGCTCAAGCCAATAATGGATGAGAGTTTCGCGCTCGCCGACGCGGCAAAGGCGCACGCGCACATGGAAGCGGGCGATCATATCGGCAAGATTGTGCTGAGAGTCGGGTAA
- a CDS encoding DUF1192 domain-containing protein gives MDDDENLPRAKNDPLAALIKQDLDPFSVDELEERISMLKSEITRCEKKKHFAVSHRASAEDLFKK, from the coding sequence ATGGACGATGACGAAAATCTGCCGCGTGCAAAAAATGATCCGCTCGCAGCGCTGATAAAACAGGATTTGGACCCATTTTCTGTAGACGAGCTGGAAGAACGCATTTCGATGCTCAAATCCGAGATAACCCGTTGCGAAAAAAAGAAACACTTTGCGGTCTCCCACCGGGCTAGTGCAGAAGACCTGTTCAAAAAGTGA